The following nucleotide sequence is from Pseudomonas sessilinigenes.
CCCTCAACAGCTTGTCCAAGTCCCATGCCATGACCGGCTGGCGCCTGGGCTGGGTGGTGGCCCCGGCGCCCCTGGCCGCGCACCTGGAGAACCTGGCGCTGTGCATGCTCTATGGCTCGCCGGAGTTCATCCAGGACGCCGCCATCGTCGCCCTGGAGCAACCCTTGCCGCAGTTGGCGGCGATGACCGAGGCCTACCGCCAGCGGCGCGACCTGGTCTGCGATTGCCTGGCCGACTGCCCGGGTGCCCGGCCGCTGAAGCCCGATGGCGGCATGTTCGTGATGGTCGACATCCGCGCCACGGGCCTGAGTGCCCAGGCCTTCAGCGAACGGCTGCTGGACGAGCAGGGGGTGTCGGTATTGGCCGGTGAAGCCTTCGGTCCCAGCGCCGCCGGGCATATCCGCCTGGGCCTGGTGCTGGAGCCCGAGGCCCTGCGCGAAGCCTGCCGGCGCATCGCCCGCTGCGCCAGCGATTGCCTCGCCTAGGCGGAGGATCGTCGGAAGGCCCTGTGGGCCTTGGCGCAGCATCGCAGGCTCAGCAGCGGCTACCGGTTTCGTGTAGCCGCTGCCGCAGGGTTTGGGAATGTTGGAAGGTGTTGGGGGGTTAAGCGCGGTCGGTTTCCAGGGGCGGGTCGAAGGCCACGAACAGCTGATCGGCGGTGATGTTGGCCAGGTCCTGGCGCATGTTGCGCTCCAGCAGGCTGAACAGCCGGGTGAAGACGTCGAACACCTTGCAGTGCTCTTCCATGCCAGAGAAGGGGTTGTCGATCTTCTCGGCGATCAGCGAGCTTTCCTGCACCGCGTCGTAGACGTCCTGCAGGGTGATCTGCGCCGCTGGGCGGGCCAGGGTCAGGCCGCCCTTGGGGCCACGGCAGGAGGCGAGGATATCGGCCTTGACCATCTGCGACACCAGGTTGCGCACCCGCGCCGGGTGGATCTTGACCCATTTGGCGATGGTCTCGGTGCGCAGCTTCTGCGGCGCGTTGGCGGCCACGAAGGACAGGATGTAGGAAGCGGTGATCAGGCGGGTCGACTGGCTCATGGGTGTCTGCAAGTCCCTGGGAAGGCGCCAGTATGCCAGCGCTGGCCGTTCAACGACGCGGTGAAAGCGATTGTGTGGAAAATAAAGTATTTGTTACGGTAACAGTTATAAATAAACCCCGAGGAACCGCCATGAATGTGCTGATCGTCCATGCTCACCCCGAGCCGCAATCCTTCACCGCTGCGCTGCGCGACCAGGCTCGCAGCACCTTGGAGGCCCAGGGGCACCAGGTGCAGGTCAGCGACCTGTACGCCATGGACTGGAACCCGGTGGCCAGCGCCGCCGACTTTGCCCGGCGCGACAACCCCGAGTACCTGGTCTATGCCCTGGAGCAGCGGGTGGGGGTGAAGAACGGCGGGATCGCCGCCGACATCCAGGGCGAGCTGGACAAATTGCTGTGGGCCGATCTGCTGATCCTCAATTTCCCGGTGTACTGGTTCTCGGTGCCGGCCATGCTCAAGGGCTGGATCGACCGGGTGCTGGTGTCCGGGGTGTGCTACGGCGGCAAGCGTTTCTACGACCAGGGCGGCCTGGTGGGCAAGAAGGCCCTGCTGAGCCTGACCCTGGGCGGGCGCGAGCACATGTTCGGCCAGGGGGCGATCCACGGTCCGCTGGAGGACATGTTGCGCCCGCTCTTGCGCGGCACCCTGGCCTATGTCGGTTGCCAGGTGCTGGAGCCGTTCGTGGCCTGGCACGTGCCCTATATCAGCCAGGACGCGCGCGAGGGGTTCCTGGCCCAGTACCGCCAACGCCTGGAGCGCATCGATGAGGAGCAACCGCTGGTGTTCCCGCGCCTGGAACAGTTCGACGACGCCCTGTACCCGTTACCGGCGTGATGGGCTTCGTGTAGCCGCCGCCGCAGGCTGCGCATGGGCGCCTAGCGGCCACGGGGTTGGCGATTGCTGGAAGGCCCTGCGGGCCTTGGCGCAGCTTCGCAGGCTCAGCAGCGGCTACAGGAGGTGTAGCCGCTGCCGTGGGGGATCGGCTCAGAAGCGCAGGGTGACACCGGTGGTCAGCCAGCGGTCGCGCTGGTCCGTCAGGTGCTGGCCCAGGATTAGGTCCAGGTCCAGGGCGTGGCCGATGTGCAGGCGCGGGCCGGCTTGCCAGGCTTGTTCGCCGCCGCGCTGGCCGTAGCGTTCGGCGATCAGGGTCAGGCTGGGCAGCAGCTCGTATTCCACCCCCGTGCCCCAGGTCCAGCGATGGTGCTGCTGGCCGTCGTCATAGGCGTGGCTCCAGCCGGTACTGAGGTTCAGGTGCAGCGCGTCGCTGGGGCTGAAGGTCAGCGGCAGGCTGAGGTCGCCGCCGTCGAAGCTGTGGCTGCGGTTCAGTGC
It contains:
- a CDS encoding RrF2 family transcriptional regulator, which codes for MSQSTRLITASYILSFVAANAPQKLRTETIAKWVKIHPARVRNLVSQMVKADILASCRGPKGGLTLARPAAQITLQDVYDAVQESSLIAEKIDNPFSGMEEHCKVFDVFTRLFSLLERNMRQDLANITADQLFVAFDPPLETDRA
- a CDS encoding NAD(P)H-dependent oxidoreductase, with translation MNVLIVHAHPEPQSFTAALRDQARSTLEAQGHQVQVSDLYAMDWNPVASAADFARRDNPEYLVYALEQRVGVKNGGIAADIQGELDKLLWADLLILNFPVYWFSVPAMLKGWIDRVLVSGVCYGGKRFYDQGGLVGKKALLSLTLGGREHMFGQGAIHGPLEDMLRPLLRGTLAYVGCQVLEPFVAWHVPYISQDAREGFLAQYRQRLERIDEEQPLVFPRLEQFDDALYPLPA